A region of Crenobacter cavernae DNA encodes the following proteins:
- the cydX gene encoding cytochrome bd-I oxidase subunit CydX, which translates to MWYFAWILGLGLALSLGIINVMWLESHYAFGVRDEEKTRRRFEEHR; encoded by the coding sequence ATGTGGTATTTCGCCTGGATCCTCGGCCTCGGCCTCGCACTCAGCCTCGGCATCATCAACGTGATGTGGCTCGAGAGCCACTACGCTTTCGGCGTACGCGACGAGGAGAAGACGCGCCGCCGCTTCGAAGAACACCGTTGA
- a CDS encoding metal ABC transporter permease, which yields MSHLYELFFAPFADFGFMRRALAGCLALALGSGPVGLMLVMRRMSLMGDAMSHAVLPGAAIGFLVAGLSLPAMSVGGFVAGVLVALMAGLATRFTGVKEDASFAAFFLMSLALGVLIVSKSGSNVDLMHILFGSVLAVDSAALVLIASVATVTLFTLAVIYRPLMLESLDPVFMRAVGAKGGLWHLLFLMLVVLNLVAGFQALGTLMAVGLMMLPAITARLWSHSVGGMMLTSVSVAFASGLGGLLLSYHFELSSGPAIILLAGVVYLFSLLFAPAGGALPRYIRSRHFEQ from the coding sequence ATGTCGCATCTTTACGAACTCTTTTTCGCGCCGTTCGCCGACTTCGGCTTCATGCGCCGCGCGCTCGCCGGTTGTTTGGCGCTCGCGCTCGGCAGCGGCCCGGTAGGGCTGATGCTGGTGATGCGCCGCATGAGCCTGATGGGCGACGCGATGAGCCACGCGGTGCTGCCCGGCGCGGCGATCGGCTTCCTCGTCGCCGGTTTGAGTCTGCCGGCGATGAGCGTCGGCGGCTTCGTCGCCGGCGTGCTGGTCGCGCTGATGGCGGGCCTCGCGACGCGTTTCACCGGCGTCAAGGAAGACGCGAGCTTCGCGGCCTTCTTTTTGATGTCGCTCGCGCTCGGCGTCTTGATCGTGTCGAAGAGCGGCAGCAACGTCGACCTGATGCACATCCTGTTCGGCTCGGTGCTCGCCGTCGATAGCGCCGCGCTGGTATTGATCGCGTCGGTCGCGACGGTGACCTTGTTCACGCTGGCGGTCATCTACCGCCCGCTGATGCTCGAAAGTCTCGACCCGGTGTTCATGCGCGCGGTCGGCGCGAAGGGCGGGCTGTGGCATCTGTTGTTCCTGATGCTGGTCGTGCTGAACCTCGTCGCCGGCTTCCAGGCGCTCGGCACCTTGATGGCGGTCGGCCTGATGATGCTGCCGGCGATCACTGCGCGGCTGTGGTCGCACTCGGTAGGCGGCATGATGCTGACGTCGGTGAGCGTCGCGTTCGCGTCGGGGCTCGGCGGCTTGCTCCTGTCCTACCACTTCGAGCTGTCGTCCGGCCCGGCGATCATCCTGTTGGCCGGCGTCGTCTACCTGTTCTCGCTGCTGTTCGCGCCGGCCGGCGGCGCGCTGCCGCGCTACATCCGTTCGCGCCATTTCGAGCAGTGA
- a CDS encoding cytochrome ubiquinol oxidase subunit I, producing MLPAADVVELSRLQFGLTAMFHFLFVPLTLGLSWILVICESVYVMTRREVYKDMTRFWGKLFGINFAMGVTTGLTLEFQFGTNWAYYSHYVGDIFGVPLAIEGLMAFFLESTFVGLFFFGWDRLSRVKHLMVTFLVALGSNLSALWILIANGWMQNPVGAEFNLDTMRMELTSMADVFFNPVAQVKFVHTVAAGYVAAAMFVLGVSSWYLLKARDTGFALRSFAVAAGFGMASVLSVIVLGDESGYTTGEVQKVKLAAIEAEWDTEPAPAAITAFGLPNQDKERTDYAVKIPYLLGLIATRSIDQPVTGIKELKREHEARIVNGIPAYAALARIKSGEDTPALRQQFDEHKADLGFALLLKKYTPNVVDATPQQIKAAADDTIPRVAPLFWSFRLMVGLGMLFLFIFAASLWFLVRKNLAPQRWLLKLAVFAIPLPWVAIEAGWFVAEYGRQPWTISGVLPTRLSASMLDASQLYFSLIGLLGIYTLLFVIEMYLMLKYIRLGPASLNTGRYHGEGSANPATENPHA from the coding sequence ATGCTACCCGCCGCTGACGTGGTGGAACTGTCGCGCCTGCAGTTCGGGCTGACGGCGATGTTCCACTTCCTGTTCGTGCCGCTGACGCTCGGCCTGTCGTGGATCCTGGTGATCTGCGAATCGGTCTACGTGATGACAAGGCGCGAGGTCTACAAGGACATGACCCGCTTCTGGGGCAAGCTGTTCGGCATCAACTTCGCGATGGGCGTCACCACCGGGCTGACGCTCGAGTTCCAGTTCGGCACCAACTGGGCGTACTACTCGCACTACGTCGGCGACATCTTCGGCGTGCCGCTGGCGATCGAGGGGCTGATGGCGTTCTTTCTCGAGTCGACCTTCGTCGGCCTGTTCTTCTTCGGCTGGGACCGGCTGTCGCGCGTCAAGCACCTGATGGTGACCTTCCTCGTCGCGCTCGGCTCGAACCTTTCCGCGCTGTGGATCCTGATCGCCAACGGCTGGATGCAGAATCCGGTCGGCGCCGAGTTCAACCTCGACACGATGCGGATGGAGCTGACCAGCATGGCCGACGTGTTCTTCAACCCGGTCGCGCAGGTGAAGTTCGTCCACACGGTCGCAGCCGGCTACGTCGCCGCGGCGATGTTCGTGCTCGGCGTGTCGAGCTGGTATCTGTTGAAGGCGCGCGACACCGGCTTCGCCCTCAGGTCGTTCGCGGTCGCGGCCGGCTTCGGCATGGCGTCGGTGCTGTCGGTGATCGTGCTCGGCGACGAGTCGGGCTACACCACCGGCGAGGTGCAGAAGGTGAAGCTCGCCGCGATCGAGGCCGAGTGGGACACGGAACCGGCGCCGGCGGCGATCACCGCCTTCGGCCTGCCCAACCAGGATAAGGAGCGCACCGACTACGCGGTGAAGATTCCGTACCTGCTCGGCCTGATCGCGACCCGCTCGATCGACCAGCCGGTCACCGGTATCAAGGAGCTGAAGAGGGAGCACGAGGCGCGCATCGTCAACGGCATCCCTGCCTACGCCGCGCTCGCCCGCATCAAATCGGGCGAGGACACGCCGGCGTTGAGACAGCAGTTCGACGAGCACAAGGCCGACTTGGGCTTTGCGCTGCTGTTGAAGAAGTACACGCCTAACGTCGTCGACGCGACGCCGCAGCAGATCAAGGCCGCCGCCGACGACACCATCCCGCGGGTCGCGCCGCTGTTCTGGTCGTTCCGGCTGATGGTCGGCCTCGGGATGCTGTTCCTGTTCATCTTCGCCGCGTCGCTGTGGTTCCTGGTGCGCAAGAACCTCGCGCCTCAGCGCTGGCTGCTGAAGCTCGCGGTATTCGCGATCCCGCTGCCGTGGGTCGCGATCGAGGCCGGCTGGTTCGTCGCCGAGTACGGCCGCCAGCCGTGGACGATCTCGGGCGTACTGCCGACGCGGCTGTCGGCGTCCATGCTCGACGCGAGCCAGCTCTACTTCAGCCTGATCGGCCTCTTGGGCATCTACACGCTGCTGTTCGTGATCGAGATGTACCTGATGCTCAAATACATCCGGCTCGGCCCGGCTAGCCTAAACACCGGCCGCTACCACGGCGAAGGCTCGGCCAACCCTGCGACGGAGAATCCCCATGCCTGA
- a CDS encoding CobW family GTP-binding protein, with amino-acid sequence MPSMKKTIVNLFSGFLGVGKTTALKALIARRPAHERWAVIVNEFGEVGIDGAALSQDGLPVAEIAGGCLCCVAGPQMTATVATLLRRERPDRLLIEASGLAHAAGVIDELNEKPLGDALTIGAVVTVVDPRQFVNPDYARQPLYRDQVAIADVLVANKAEMADEVSLTAFREQAAALFPPKALIAEVSQGEIDPAWLDLPFAEKSRYRPAVAKDAASAWQSEGFTFDAERNFCGEKLTRFFDELPKLQPGLARAKGVFRVLDSFVWLNWAEGQWGASQVAWRRDSRFELIATEPIDAAAIESTLASCLEKEGKR; translated from the coding sequence CTGCCGAGCATGAAAAAGACCATCGTCAACCTGTTTTCCGGCTTTCTGGGCGTGGGCAAGACCACCGCGCTGAAGGCCCTGATCGCCCGCCGCCCGGCGCACGAGCGCTGGGCGGTGATCGTCAACGAGTTCGGCGAGGTCGGCATCGACGGCGCCGCGCTCAGCCAGGACGGCCTGCCGGTCGCCGAGATCGCCGGCGGCTGCCTGTGCTGCGTCGCCGGCCCGCAGATGACCGCGACCGTCGCGACGCTGCTGCGCCGCGAGCGGCCCGACCGGCTGTTGATCGAGGCGAGCGGCCTCGCGCACGCGGCCGGCGTCATCGACGAGCTGAACGAGAAGCCGCTCGGCGACGCGCTGACGATAGGCGCGGTCGTCACCGTCGTCGATCCGCGCCAGTTCGTGAACCCCGATTACGCGCGTCAGCCCTTGTACCGCGACCAGGTTGCGATCGCCGACGTGCTCGTCGCGAACAAGGCCGAGATGGCCGACGAAGTCTCCTTGACCGCTTTCCGCGAGCAGGCCGCTGCGCTGTTCCCGCCCAAGGCGCTCATCGCCGAGGTCAGCCAGGGCGAGATCGACCCGGCGTGGCTCGACCTGCCGTTTGCGGAGAAATCACGCTACCGACCGGCGGTGGCGAAGGATGCCGCGAGCGCCTGGCAGTCGGAGGGCTTCACCTTCGACGCCGAGCGCAACTTCTGCGGCGAGAAGCTGACGCGCTTTTTCGACGAGCTGCCCAAACTTCAGCCGGGCCTCGCGCGCGCCAAGGGCGTGTTCCGCGTGCTCGATTCCTTCGTGTGGCTGAACTGGGCCGAGGGGCAGTGGGGCGCGAGCCAGGTCGCGTGGCGGCGCGACAGTCGTTTCGAGCTGATCGCGACCGAACCCATCGACGCCGCGGCGATCGAGTCGACGCTGGCCTCTTGTCTCGAGAAGGAGGGCAAGCGATGA
- a CDS encoding sulfite exporter TauE/SafE family protein: MLEINWLALFVVGLLGGGHCVGMCGGVVTALSFGLPASRVRWPLMIAYNLGRVGSYTLVGALLGALAQAGLSMADFAPLRWGLFVAAQLMLIALGLYLAGLSALVTRFETLGRPFWRRVQPFIARFLPVRKLGQALAVGALWGWMPCGLVYSASLSALASGSALKGASLMLAFGLGTLPNLLLMGAFADRLKTLLQKRALRLVAGLSVLALGVVGLLQWWLAQPF; encoded by the coding sequence ATGCTGGAAATCAACTGGCTGGCGCTGTTCGTCGTCGGACTGCTCGGCGGCGGGCATTGCGTCGGCATGTGCGGCGGCGTCGTCACCGCACTGTCGTTCGGCCTGCCGGCCAGCCGCGTGCGCTGGCCGCTGATGATCGCCTACAACCTCGGCCGCGTCGGCAGCTACACGCTGGTCGGCGCGCTCTTGGGCGCGCTCGCGCAAGCCGGGCTGTCGATGGCCGACTTCGCGCCGCTGCGCTGGGGTCTGTTCGTCGCCGCGCAGCTGATGCTGATCGCGCTCGGCCTGTATCTGGCCGGCCTGTCTGCGCTGGTCACGCGCTTCGAGACGCTCGGCCGACCATTCTGGCGGCGCGTGCAGCCTTTCATTGCCCGCTTCCTGCCGGTGCGCAAGCTCGGCCAGGCGCTGGCGGTCGGCGCGCTGTGGGGCTGGATGCCTTGCGGCCTCGTCTACAGCGCGAGCCTGTCGGCGCTCGCGTCGGGCAGCGCGCTCAAGGGCGCCTCTCTGATGCTCGCGTTCGGCCTCGGCACGCTGCCCAACCTGCTGTTGATGGGTGCCTTCGCCGACCGGCTGAAGACGCTGCTGCAAAAGCGCGCGCTACGGCTCGTCGCCGGGCTGTCGGTGCTCGCGCTCGGCGTCGTCGGCCTGCTTCAATGGTGGCTGGCGCAGCCGTTCTAA
- a CDS encoding peptidylprolyl isomerase — protein sequence MRKTLVISALAVAFAGQLVVAAPAAPVSQSRVDAVIRTLEAQGQQVTPQTRDMVREQLATADLLSQAAVKKGLDKTPEFRAELENMQAMSLANRLIRDYQKSNPVTETELKAAYAKLKAEMPEKKSYHARHILVKTEAEANAVIDALRKGKPFDALAKEKSLDPGSKANGGDLGWADAENFVPPFAEALTRLSKGQVTSKPVKTEFGWHVIKLDDVKTESAPPLDAIRQQLEQRVMSAKVDKFIEGIKAQAK from the coding sequence ATGCGTAAAACCCTCGTCATTTCGGCCCTCGCCGTCGCTTTCGCCGGCCAGCTGGTCGTCGCCGCACCGGCCGCACCGGTTTCCCAGTCGCGCGTCGACGCCGTGATTCGCACCCTGGAAGCCCAGGGCCAGCAGGTCACGCCGCAGACGCGCGACATGGTGCGCGAACAGCTCGCGACCGCCGACCTCCTGAGCCAGGCGGCGGTGAAGAAAGGCCTCGACAAGACGCCGGAATTCCGCGCCGAGCTGGAAAACATGCAGGCTATGAGCCTGGCCAACCGGCTGATCCGCGACTACCAGAAGAGCAACCCGGTGACCGAGACCGAGCTGAAGGCGGCTTACGCCAAGCTCAAGGCCGAGATGCCCGAGAAGAAGAGCTACCACGCCCGCCACATCCTGGTAAAGACCGAGGCCGAGGCGAACGCGGTGATCGACGCGCTGCGTAAAGGCAAGCCGTTCGACGCGCTGGCGAAGGAAAAATCGCTCGACCCGGGCAGCAAGGCCAACGGAGGCGACCTGGGCTGGGCCGACGCCGAGAACTTCGTCCCGCCGTTCGCCGAAGCGCTGACCCGCCTCTCCAAGGGCCAGGTGACGTCCAAGCCGGTGAAGACCGAGTTCGGCTGGCACGTGATCAAGCTCGACGACGTGAAGACCGAGAGCGCGCCGCCGCTCGACGCGATCCGCCAGCAGCTCGAGCAGCGCGTGATGAGCGCCAAGGTCGACAAATTCATCGAAGGCATCAAGGCGCAGGCGAAGTAA
- a CDS encoding metal ABC transporter ATP-binding protein encodes MSLVLENLTVSYQRHPAVHHVSGAFAEGDATAIFGPNGAGKSTLLKAMVGALRPDSGRAVMSYRRADIAYLPQQSEIDRSLPINVEDLVLSGLWHRTGPFGGVGRAGIARVAEALATVGLTEFAQRPISALSSGQFQRVLFARILVQDARLILLDEPFNAVDAKTTYDLLALVRRWRAEGRTVVAVLHDYEQVHAYFPHTLLMAREVVAWGRTETVLTDANLRRAVDRAAHWQEHAPVCRVDGEAA; translated from the coding sequence ATGAGCCTCGTCCTCGAGAACCTGACCGTTTCCTACCAGCGCCACCCGGCGGTGCACCATGTGTCCGGCGCCTTCGCCGAGGGCGATGCGACCGCGATCTTCGGGCCTAACGGCGCCGGCAAGAGCACGCTGCTCAAGGCCATGGTCGGCGCGCTGCGCCCCGATTCGGGCAGGGCGGTGATGTCCTACCGCCGCGCCGACATCGCCTATCTGCCGCAACAATCGGAAATCGACCGCAGCCTGCCGATCAACGTAGAGGACCTGGTGCTTTCGGGCCTGTGGCACCGCACCGGGCCGTTCGGCGGCGTCGGCCGAGCCGGCATCGCACGCGTCGCCGAGGCGCTGGCTACCGTAGGGTTGACCGAGTTCGCGCAGCGGCCGATCTCGGCGCTGTCGAGCGGCCAGTTCCAGCGCGTGCTGTTCGCGCGCATCCTGGTGCAGGACGCGCGTCTGATTCTGTTGGATGAACCGTTCAACGCGGTAGACGCGAAGACCACTTACGACCTGTTGGCGCTGGTGCGCCGCTGGCGTGCCGAAGGCCGCACCGTGGTCGCGGTGCTGCACGACTACGAGCAGGTGCACGCCTACTTCCCGCACACCTTGCTGATGGCGCGCGAAGTGGTCGCCTGGGGCAGGACCGAGACCGTGCTGACCGACGCCAATCTCAGGCGCGCAGTAGACCGCGCAGCGCACTGGCAGGAACACGCGCCGGTGTGCCGCGTCGACGGGGAGGCCGCGTGA
- a CDS encoding GbsR/MarR family transcriptional regulator — MHLSPLNERFVLHFGEMGSRWGVNRTVGQIYAVLFLAPEPMNADQIVDALGISRSNVSMGLKELQSWRLVKLVHQIGDRRDYFETPKEVWDIFRTLAEEKRKREVEPTLTLLRDALMETPVDEAERHAQERMREMHQLIELATGWFDEVQRLSPDTLEKLMRLGARVQKVLEFTGRSRGKADKE; from the coding sequence ATGCATCTCTCTCCGCTCAACGAACGCTTCGTGCTGCACTTCGGCGAAATGGGCAGCCGCTGGGGCGTGAACCGCACCGTCGGCCAGATCTACGCGGTGCTGTTCCTCGCGCCCGAACCGATGAACGCCGACCAGATCGTCGACGCGCTCGGCATCTCGCGCTCCAACGTCAGCATGGGCCTGAAGGAACTGCAGTCGTGGCGGCTGGTGAAGCTCGTCCACCAGATAGGCGATAGGCGTGACTACTTCGAGACGCCTAAGGAAGTGTGGGACATCTTCCGCACCTTGGCCGAGGAAAAGCGCAAGCGCGAGGTCGAGCCGACGCTGACGCTGCTGCGCGACGCGCTGATGGAAACGCCGGTCGACGAGGCCGAACGCCACGCGCAAGAGCGCATGCGCGAGATGCACCAGCTGATCGAACTGGCGACCGGCTGGTTCGACGAGGTGCAGCGCCTGTCGCCCGACACGCTAGAAAAGCTGATGCGCCTCGGCGCGCGCGTGCAGAAGGTGCTCGAGTTCACGGGCCGCTCGCGCGGCAAGGCCGACAAGGAATGA
- a CDS encoding peptidylprolyl isomerase — protein sequence MKLTRLASIVAFSALSLQAMATPVATVNGSAIDKSEVDRAVSQLVKNSSGKVQDTPALREEIKGNLIAKELVLQEARRRGLDKTPQFTERLDNLREELLQSALLADIVKQNPVSDAQVKAAYDQLAAQLNGSKEVKVRQIVVANEADATRLIAELKKGGNFEAAARAKSIQPGAKQNGGQMGWGNLNTMEAPLAEALKGIGKGQFSVKPLHSRLGYHVFKVEEIRDSKAPAFNDVKPQIARDLQQREVAKVIEGLRGKAKIQ from the coding sequence ATGAAACTCACCCGACTGGCCAGCATTGTGGCCTTTTCCGCCCTCAGCCTGCAGGCGATGGCCACCCCGGTTGCCACCGTCAACGGTTCCGCGATCGACAAGAGCGAAGTCGACCGCGCGGTCAGCCAGCTGGTGAAGAACAGCAGCGGCAAGGTGCAGGACACCCCGGCGCTGCGCGAAGAGATCAAGGGCAACCTCATCGCCAAAGAACTGGTGCTGCAGGAAGCCCGTCGCCGCGGCCTCGACAAGACCCCGCAGTTCACCGAACGCCTCGACAACCTGCGCGAAGAGCTACTGCAAAGCGCCCTCCTTGCCGACATCGTCAAGCAGAACCCGGTGAGCGACGCCCAGGTGAAGGCCGCCTACGACCAGCTCGCCGCCCAACTCAACGGCAGCAAGGAAGTGAAGGTGCGCCAGATCGTCGTCGCCAACGAGGCCGACGCGACCCGCCTGATCGCCGAATTGAAAAAAGGCGGCAACTTCGAGGCCGCCGCCCGTGCCAAGTCGATCCAGCCGGGCGCCAAACAGAACGGCGGCCAGATGGGCTGGGGCAACCTCAACACGATGGAAGCGCCGCTGGCCGAGGCCCTGAAGGGCATCGGCAAGGGCCAGTTCAGCGTCAAGCCGCTGCACTCGCGCCTGGGCTACCACGTGTTCAAAGTGGAAGAGATCCGCGACAGCAAGGCACCGGCGTTCAACGACGTGAAGCCGCAAATCGCCCGCGACCTGCAGCAGCGTGAGGTCGCCAAGGTGATCGAAGGCCTGCGCGGCAAGGCCAAGATCCAGTAA
- a CDS encoding YciI family protein: MLYAIIGRDREGSLDARVAARPAHLERLQALQDEGRLIVAGPFPAIDSLDPGPAGFSGSLIVAEFASLDAARAWADADPYVATGVYEAVDVKPFRKVFPA; encoded by the coding sequence ATGCTGTACGCCATCATCGGGCGTGACCGCGAAGGCTCGCTCGACGCGCGCGTCGCCGCCCGCCCGGCCCACCTCGAGCGCCTTCAGGCGCTGCAGGATGAAGGCCGCCTGATCGTCGCCGGCCCCTTCCCGGCGATCGACTCGCTCGACCCGGGCCCGGCGGGTTTTTCCGGCAGCCTGATCGTCGCCGAATTCGCCTCTCTCGACGCGGCGCGGGCATGGGCCGACGCCGATCCCTACGTCGCCACCGGCGTGTACGAAGCCGTCGACGTCAAACCGTTCCGCAAGGTCTTTCCGGCATGA
- a CDS encoding BolA family protein, whose amino-acid sequence MTSTLDLIREKLAVLEPEHISLEDDSAAHAGHAGAREGGHYQLTIVSAAFTGLNRVARHRLVYQTLGELMQTRIHALAIQALSPDEL is encoded by the coding sequence ATGACGTCCACCCTGGACCTGATCCGGGAGAAGCTGGCCGTCCTAGAGCCCGAACATATCTCACTGGAAGACGATAGCGCGGCGCACGCCGGCCACGCCGGCGCGCGAGAGGGCGGCCACTATCAGCTGACCATCGTCAGCGCCGCGTTCACCGGCCTGAACCGGGTGGCCCGGCACCGTCTGGTCTACCAGACGCTGGGCGAGCTGATGCAGACCCGCATCCACGCGCTGGCCATCCAGGCCTTGAGCCCGGACGAACTCTGA
- a CDS encoding metal ABC transporter substrate-binding protein: MKKTLLALALMTGPLSAFAAKLPVVASFSIVADMTREVGGDRVDVVSLVGADQDAHVYQPTPADVKRVAGAKVFVANGLGFEGWLSRLSRSAGFKGITVEAAKGVKPIEEHEEHGHGGHEGHDHGEINPHAWHDLLAAQRYVANIEAALEKADPAGRDYYRGRASAYTAKLKELDAWAIKSFSAIPAERRKVLTSHDAFPYLGKRYGIRFIAPQGVSTESEASAKGVAQIVREVKKQKVSAVFFENMADQKLLGQLSREAGVKVVGKLYSDALSAPSGPAPSFVALFRYNADTLLKALK, from the coding sequence ATGAAGAAAACCCTGTTGGCTCTGGCCCTGATGACCGGCCCGCTGTCGGCGTTCGCGGCCAAGCTGCCGGTGGTGGCGAGCTTTTCCATCGTCGCCGACATGACGCGCGAAGTCGGCGGCGACCGCGTCGACGTCGTGTCGCTGGTCGGCGCCGACCAGGACGCGCACGTCTACCAGCCGACGCCGGCCGACGTGAAGCGAGTCGCCGGTGCGAAGGTGTTCGTCGCCAACGGTCTCGGTTTCGAGGGCTGGCTGTCGCGCCTGTCGCGTTCGGCCGGCTTCAAGGGCATCACCGTCGAGGCGGCGAAGGGCGTGAAGCCGATCGAAGAGCACGAAGAACACGGCCACGGCGGCCACGAAGGTCACGACCACGGCGAGATCAACCCGCACGCCTGGCACGACCTCTTGGCGGCGCAGCGTTACGTCGCCAACATCGAGGCGGCGCTCGAGAAGGCCGACCCGGCGGGCCGCGACTATTACCGCGGTCGTGCGAGTGCTTATACGGCCAAGCTGAAGGAGCTCGACGCTTGGGCGATCAAGAGCTTTTCCGCGATCCCGGCCGAGCGCCGCAAGGTACTGACCAGCCACGACGCGTTTCCTTATCTGGGTAAGCGTTACGGCATCCGTTTCATCGCGCCGCAGGGCGTGAGCACCGAGAGCGAGGCGTCGGCCAAGGGCGTCGCGCAGATCGTGCGCGAGGTGAAGAAGCAGAAGGTGAGCGCGGTGTTCTTCGAGAACATGGCCGACCAGAAGCTGCTCGGCCAACTGTCGCGCGAGGCCGGCGTGAAGGTGGTCGGCAAGCTGTACTCGGATGCGCTGTCGGCGCCTAGCGGCCCGGCACCGAGCTTCGTCGCGCTGTTCCGCTACAACGCCGACACCTTGCTGAAGGCGCTGAAGTAA
- a CDS encoding enoyl-CoA hydratase, which yields MAKQLIVEKLGKCAILTHVHPPANVWTVEGLLELKDALSGLSGDAGVYAVVLTGEGEQFFSAGADIGVFKRGDRNEATAIIDAFASAFGKLRTFPGVTVAAINGYALGGGLECALACDFIVAERGARLGLPETRVGLVPCAGGTKTLTDKVGLAWAKRMILGGELVDAEEARRIGLVEEVVDVGLAKITAISLANKVGQQAPGAVAVARSLIAKSPQLTLEAQLSLEREGLLGLVGEAEQIEGVSAFLEKRAPSWQDEGDDDD from the coding sequence ATGGCCAAGCAACTGATCGTGGAAAAGCTGGGCAAGTGCGCCATCCTGACCCATGTCCACCCGCCGGCCAATGTGTGGACGGTCGAAGGGCTGCTCGAGCTGAAAGACGCGCTCTCCGGGCTGTCTGGCGACGCCGGGGTGTACGCGGTGGTGCTCACCGGCGAAGGCGAACAGTTTTTCTCGGCCGGCGCCGACATCGGCGTCTTCAAGCGCGGCGACCGCAACGAGGCGACGGCGATCATCGACGCCTTCGCCAGCGCCTTCGGCAAGCTGCGGACGTTTCCCGGCGTGACGGTCGCGGCGATCAACGGTTACGCGCTAGGCGGCGGTCTCGAATGCGCGCTCGCCTGCGACTTCATAGTCGCCGAACGCGGTGCACGGCTCGGCCTGCCGGAAACCCGCGTCGGCCTCGTGCCCTGTGCCGGCGGCACCAAGACGCTGACCGACAAGGTCGGCCTGGCGTGGGCCAAGCGGATGATCCTCGGCGGCGAGCTGGTCGACGCCGAAGAAGCGCGCCGCATCGGGCTGGTCGAAGAGGTGGTCGACGTCGGGCTCGCCAAGATCACCGCGATCAGCCTCGCGAACAAGGTCGGCCAGCAGGCGCCGGGCGCGGTGGCGGTCGCGCGATCGCTGATCGCCAAGAGCCCGCAGCTCACGCTCGAGGCGCAACTGTCGCTCGAGCGCGAGGGCCTGCTCGGTCTCGTCGGCGAAGCGGAGCAGATCGAGGGCGTGAGCGCCTTTCTCGAAAAACGCGCGCCGTCGTGGCAGGACGAGGGCGATGACGACGATTAG
- the cydB gene encoding cytochrome d ubiquinol oxidase subunit II — protein MPDYETLKLLWWAIIGVLLIGFAVLDGFDIGAAMLLPFIGHDDTERRLVINAVGPTWEGNQVWLVTAAAALFAAWPLVYAAAFSVLYGALMVVLFGLFLRPVGFDYRSKLADPRWRNGWDWALCVGSAVPALLFGIVFGNLFVGLPFAFDGEMRVRYDGSFFDLLNPFSLYCGVVSVAMLLNHGAVFLAGKTRGELQTRAGFIALWSGFATAALFAAGGAWVAQLSGWHLTEIGALGGVLSPLSKTVSTAPDWFGNFRAQPMLAAVPTAGVALPLIASLVAVKGWPRVGLAASGTGVAAIIMTAAAALFPFVLPSSLDAASSLTLWDATSSHKTLAIMLGLVAVFMPIILVYTRWVYRVMRGPVTAERLDTDTHSY, from the coding sequence ATGCCTGATTACGAAACACTGAAACTTCTATGGTGGGCGATCATCGGCGTGCTGTTGATCGGCTTCGCGGTGCTCGACGGCTTCGACATCGGCGCTGCGATGCTGTTGCCCTTCATCGGCCACGACGACACCGAGCGGCGCCTCGTCATCAACGCGGTCGGCCCGACCTGGGAGGGCAACCAGGTGTGGCTGGTGACCGCCGCCGCCGCGCTGTTCGCCGCGTGGCCGCTCGTGTACGCCGCCGCGTTCTCGGTGCTGTACGGCGCACTGATGGTCGTGCTGTTCGGGCTGTTCCTGCGCCCGGTCGGCTTCGATTACCGGAGTAAATTGGCCGACCCGCGCTGGCGTAACGGCTGGGACTGGGCACTGTGCGTCGGCTCGGCGGTCCCGGCGCTGCTATTCGGGATCGTTTTCGGCAACCTCTTCGTCGGCCTGCCGTTCGCGTTCGACGGCGAGATGCGCGTGCGCTATGACGGCAGCTTCTTCGACCTGTTGAACCCGTTCTCGCTCTACTGCGGCGTCGTGTCGGTCGCGATGCTGCTCAACCACGGCGCGGTCTTCCTCGCCGGCAAGACGCGCGGCGAGCTGCAGACGCGCGCCGGCTTCATCGCGCTGTGGAGCGGGTTCGCGACCGCCGCGCTGTTCGCCGCAGGCGGCGCTTGGGTCGCGCAGCTCTCCGGCTGGCATCTGACCGAGATCGGCGCGCTCGGCGGCGTGCTGTCGCCGCTGTCCAAGACCGTGAGCACGGCACCCGACTGGTTCGGCAACTTCCGCGCGCAACCGATGCTCGCGGCGGTGCCGACCGCCGGCGTCGCGCTGCCGCTGATCGCCAGCCTCGTCGCCGTAAAGGGTTGGCCGAGGGTCGGGCTCGCAGCGAGCGGCACAGGCGTCGCCGCGATCATAATGACCGCCGCCGCAGCGCTGTTCCCGTTCGTGCTGCCGTCGTCGCTCGACGCGGCGTCGAGCCTCACGTTGTGGGACGCGACGTCGAGCCACAAGACGCTCGCGATCATGCTCGGCCTGGTCGCGGTTTTCATGCCGATCATCCTCGTCTACACCCGCTGGGTGTACCGCGTGATGCGCGGCCCGGTGACCGCCGAGCGCTTAGATACCGACACCCACAGCTACTAA